In Citrus sinensis cultivar Valencia sweet orange chromosome 2, DVS_A1.0, whole genome shotgun sequence, a single genomic region encodes these proteins:
- the LOC102618887 gene encoding uncharacterized protein LOC102618887, with the protein MKATEVPIKSNNNSNPIKNQGQMKIENTQNRKPPFRPARDDTKPPLHDPILRSDPIETEEAVLRLPPFSINRDHKI; encoded by the exons ATGAAAGCTACAGAGGTACCCataaaatcaaacaacaatAGCAACCCAATTAAAAATCAAGGCCAAATGAAGATTGAAAATACCCAGAACCGGAAGCCTCCGTTTAGGCCAGCTCGAGACGACACCAAACCTCCACTTCACGACCCT ATACTGAGATCAGATCCCATCGAAACAGAGGAAGCAGTGCTGCGGTTGCCTCCTTTTTCTATTAACAGAGatcataaaatttaa